ATAAGTTGgagttttctgacagtgagagcatcaaccagtggaacagcttgcctgcggaagttgtgggagttcCAACTTGCAACCTTCAATGGGAGATTGGCCGAGACCAGCAATccagaagtgacagccgccgatcagctggagctacatacgcaccggtggaactgcattccaccccgtcctgcctgctgcccattccTGACTGTACCTCACCCCTCCATTCTACAACTAGAGGACAACCCCCTCCAGGCTTCAAAAATGATAGGGCAGGTTATGTTAGGAATACAGAATTACCTGTCGTAGTGCACAATTTTTGGCCATGGGCCCAAAGCTTCCCTTCCTGGACCCTTCACAATGTCCCAACCAGGTGTCCTTATTAGCATTGGAAGCAATGCAAGGCAGAGGGATATTTCCGTATGGTGACTCACCAGAAAACGTCTCCTTACAGAGGcattcttttattctgttagCCTTCCGGACGTGGAAAGCCTTTGTAATTTCCTGGTTCATGAAGGCTTCCTTGTTGGTAATGTTCTCCACCATCATCCGCAAGTCAAACACTTCCAGGATCTCAGCAATCTGAGCTACCTGGGCGAGGTCCCTTTCGTTTTCATCCAGCTGCCCCGTGTATAAAAACTGCAGGACGGTTTTAAAAGGCCCCGGTTGGATCGAGGCTTCCATCTTGACGACCGTCACTGCACAGGTCCTCTGCGAAACAGGGTTAATCTGCGTCTCTTGATGCAGGCTAATGAAACCTTTGCCCCAGAGGGTTGGACCTGGTTTTGGGCAAGTGGCTTCTCCTGCATCAGGCTCTACCTGGAGGCCCTCAGTTGAAGCAGAAGATGATGTTGAAGTTGAAGTTGCTCCCTGGTCAACTGCTTCAAGGCTAGAGGTTCTGTTGGGGAGACTACTACCTTCACTACAAAAGCTTTCCGTCACGTCTGGCGTGTCTTCACATTCCATTGAGAAAAGGTCATAAAACTTGGACGAAGAGGTAGCTAAGTAGATCTTGTGAGCGAAAATCTGAGTCTGTTCCTGAAGAAGAAAGAGCGTGTCCGCGCACAAGGGGTTGTCCAGTAAGTATCCCACATCGTTAATCTTGAGGGTGGGACACTCAGGGATCTTTATAACAGGAGGAGGAGCCTTTGGAGGTAGAAACGGAGCTTGTAGCAAAGGCTTCTGGACTTTCTTCAAATGGGACTTCCAGAATTGTAAATGCCGCCTGGAAATTAGGGCGGCTCGGATTGCATTGTCGAACACATCCTTGACGCCAAACTGGTCAAAGACGCTGGTTTCGTAATAGGGTATTCCCAGCTCTTTAGCCAcctccctgcctctttctgggggcAGGATGTCCCCCCGCTTGATAGGCTGCaaacaaaatggggaaaaaaaagaagtcaGACTCACTGAAAAGCACTAGTGGACCCCCACTTATCAAgggatttattaatttatttattaattggacttgcatgccgcccctcgggacggctcacaacacatcagtaaaaacaatatttgtatttgtatttgtatttattagatttgtatgccgcccctctccaaagactcgggttggctaacaacaataaaaaagacaatgtaaacaaatctaatattaacattaatctaaaaaaccccaatttaaaaaaaaaactaatcatacaaacaagcataccatgtataaaattctataagcctagggggaagggaaaattccaattcccccatgcctgacgacaaaggtgggttttaaggagcttgcgaaaggcaagaagggtgggggcaactctgatatctggggggagctggttccagagggtcagggccaccacagagaaggcattgtttagttgacgggagccggagaaggccaactctgtgggacctaaccgctgggattcgtgcggcagaaggcggtcccggagttattctggtccgatgccatgaagggctttataggtcataaccaacactttgaattgtgaccagaaattgatcggcaaccaatgcagactgcggagtgttggtgtaacatgggcatacctgggggaagcccatgattggtctcgcaggtgcattctgcacgatctgaagtttctgaacacttttcaaaggtagccccatgtagagagcgttacagtagtcgaacctcgaggtgatgagggcatgagtgactgtgagcattgagtCCCGGTccatatagggccgcaactggtgcaccaggtgaacctgggcaaacgccccccctcgccacagctgcaaggtgtttctctaatgtgagctgtggatcgagggaggacgcccaagctgcgAACCCTCTCTTagagggtcaataatccccccccccagggttatggatggacagatggaataacacatctaaatccaattaatataaataactgattaaaaaacattatttttaaattttttaattgttattgatttttataataacaataaaacattcacataacACTATGCTCAGTGCTCAAAGTggccaccaccaaacaacattcatgcgcctccaccaaaatgggggcacatGTTCTATATTCTAATTAAAATCCATTCTAAAAAGGCTaacacattaaaaatcattcattcaagttCAAACCACAAACTTACCACACATTCGTTGGCCAGAGGATCTAGTGACCCAAGCCTGGTGATATAAATAGTTTTTCCGATTCTTGCGAAGGCAAAGAGGATggtggcagtgcgaatctccatggggagctgattccagagggctggggcctccacagagaaggctcttccccctaggtcccgccaagcgacattgtcgcAAAGGGATCCTTTGGCCTTCATGCTTTCCCTTTCTGGATGCATCAAAGAGACCACAGGTATTGATGCCTAAAGTCTTCAAACATCTGAGAAGACTTTTGCCTTatctggtggaaggtcttaaatgatggaaggtcttaagcataaaacctatcaggaaagacttaatgaattcaatctgtatagtctggaggacagaaggaaaagggggacacgatcgaaacatttaaatacattgaagggttaaataaggttcaggagggaagtgtttttaataggaaagtgaacacaagaacaagggggcacaatctgaggttagttgggggaaagatcagaagcaacttgagaaaatattatttcactgaaagagtagtagatgctcggaacaaacttccagcagatgtggttggtaaatccacagtatcttaatctaaacatacctgggataaacatatatctacccctaagataaaatacaggaaatagtataagggcagactagatggaccatgaggtctttttctgccgtcaatcttctatgtttctatttgaggGACCCCCTTCTCTGGGTATACAGTGAAAAAAACATAAATAGAGCAGGGAAGATGATATTGGGCTGGCAGTGAAAGTACAATTAGAATAGGCTAATATAATGAAACATTGTGAGGAATAGATAAAATGATAGATGAGGTGGGATTATTTTATTAAAGGGTTTtggataaaagaaatttataCTGATCAAGTGGATTGATAACTGAATACTATATTTACATTAAGAACTGAATAAGGGTTTATTAAACTGATGGTGGTGATATGTAATGATAGAAAAGTAGATTTAATTGatataatttggttttctttcttttcttgggaATGACATGGTTATGATAATATCTTGTAAGATTTGGATGATAAAGTatggataattaatatttaaggtTAAATAACTTTTCTATTTGAACGGCAATTAGTACATGATAAGGGTAAAGAACTTTTTAAGAGGCAAATAAGGATATACGACAATTGAAAATAACCACTTTggcctaaatgtaataaaatttaatagataattgaaagcaaatagatgagatgtaatagcaaatagtatTGTAAGTTTGTATAATAATATTGAAAAAGTTTATATGGAAGTTTTCCATGATAAAAGTAAAGGAAGCAGCCTATTGTTGGATGATAAATAccgaatataaatgtaaattcattgtattgtattgaagattgaaggtacagtagtacctcatcatacgaacgcctcttctaacgaacttttcaagatacgaacccagtgtttaagattttttttgcctcttcttccgaactattttcaccttacgaacccaagcagctgctgctgggatgaaggggtttctttcccccccccccttttttgaagaaagaaaagggaggggcagcttgggggaggaaatattttgcagagaacaacgtgcttgcaaaggaactgaaagggtgtctttttaagaaagaaaggggaggagggagggacagcttgggggaggaaaaattttgcagcgaacaacgtgcttgcaaaggaactgaaagggtgtctttttaagaaagaaaagggaggagggggggcagcttggggggagggaaaatttttgcagagaacaacgtgcttgcaaaggaactgaaatggtgtcttttgaagaaagaaaagggaggggcgccccctttgcctttcttccttcccactcaccctttagcctagccttgcttcttccacccgccccctttagctgctcctccctgccctctgttcgcctcccttctaaagtttgggattttcctgaaggatttgcacgcattatttgcttttacattgattcctatgggaaacatagtttcatcttacgaacttttcagcttacgaacctcctcctggaaccaattaagttcgtatgatgaggtaccactgtatatgatattgcactgtttaaagtggagaaacttttaaaaaagattacACAGAAATTGGACACGATCAAATGATCAAACAATTCCTTAGGAGCCAAGATGTTGCCCTTTCTGCAAAGGTCTAGTGTTGCCTTGCCACGGGGGAACAAAGTTTTATCTGCATTCAATGCTCTACCTTGCCAACGGCCTCCTGGCTCGATTGACAGCTTCCAGATCGGCATAGCGAAGATCCAGTTGACAGCCCACCAGAATCACAGGGGTGCGAGGACAAAAGTGCTTGATCTCTTGACACCACATTGTCTTCACATGATTCAGGGAGTTAGGGTTAGCAATGGAGAAGCACAACACCACAACGTCAGACCTGCAAGACAAAACTTTATATCTCAATCGCTTTGTTGAAAAATGGGTGGAAGGAGGTAATAATGAAGACTTGGTTTATTTAGAAGTACTACCAGGATTGTGATGCTACAATGCATAAATATTGTCATATTTCTATGTTCCTCCAGAACAAGCAAATAACTCTCTTATCCAACTCCCAAGTGGCATATTGGTGTAAAGTGGGGCTCAACTTCACCTGATCATGGGTCAAAGATGAATTTGCAAGGGGAAGTTGGGCCAACCAGTTAATACCTTCAAGCATCAAACAAgttcttgttctggtttctggtagaaatttagcaattacaaataactcttattaaatgcatcatttcatgaataaagaaactccagttatttctctgctctcctgtaattcaaacacattccatacagcactcggtccgttatctctctcttagctgcattcctcacattcctccttctgcttcacttaaacaagatttattttcctaacagcataactttgaaaaacagtagcactgactgataaccatacaaaatactttggcttactttagcgtggtaaaaacacatccatttttccttttggcaaccttgaaactccacccttcatctccactgaccccctgacgtgccaaatacatcactacaatatttaacccattcctctccttaatatcttcttccagacctctgctctctacgtttttgggcccttctgaatttagggttaacccagcgagcgtctgattctccctcgctagatcctaaACTCATatccccatcctgtggctggcctcccacctgttctactacatGTAACCCCGGGGggcccactaattcataaacactatctgaatccgagtcctcatcctccaactgatcaggaataTGTACAACAGTTCTGAGATAAGCCAAGGGGAATCTGTGAATAATGATTCTAGATAATTTCTGGAGGACGCACAGACATGGTCCTTCAAATAGGCGGGGCTCCTCCAGCTCCACCCAGACCTTCTAAGAACTGGTCCTGGAGTTGATGGAGGAAAAGATCAAAGGGTGCTGCTCCTGCCCTCCACTGGATTGATGGGAGCTGCCATCCTCAGAGGTGAGACCAGCGCTGGTGAAATCATCGTAGCTGGTGGAAATCATGATGAGCAATGAGCGAGGGCACAATCGGAAGGTGACTGGAGAAGACGATCCCACCTTCGTCGCCAATTGTTAAAGCCGGCTGTCAGCTAactcaagggaaaaaaggcaGGAGGCAGCTTTGCATAAAAATAGCCGTTTATTCAAGGACTCGGCTAAAACAGTTAACAAGGGAACTAAGGCTGACAAGCTTCCTTATTTATTGGGAAGCTGCAGGGGGAGAGGGCAATAAAAACTATCCAAGTCTCCCGCATGCTGGCTGTTTAAGTTTGACCAATCAGGCAGCAGCCAGTTAAGCCAGGATTCAACACTTCTGACACTAAAATAATCCAGATTTCAATAAGCTGAGAGTTGAAGAGTTCAGCAGTTCTACTCAAATAATTATCCCCAAAGATCTCGTGCAGAGGCATCACAGGCAGGAGGAAATAAGCCAATCGCTTTGTTTCAACAAATGCTCAGACGCTCCTGGCTTTGTCCTCATCTTCAGCCCAACTGCTTAGTGACAACGTGTTTTGTTGTATACTAGAAGGCGCCTCCAGGAGGAAAAGCAATGATTCCCAAATCAATAAGGGCTGAATTTTAAGCATGCAGATATTTGACAAAGAGGCAATGCCCCTGCCAATTTGTTTTGCAACATTTAGAAAAGGCATTTAATGTTGTTTAAATATTTcactgtatagtggtacctctgcctacaaacacctctataataataataataataataataataataataataataataataataataataaatttattgtcattgtcaaaacaatgaattgtcattggcaatgaaagtcgtgtgacacccagagaccagtcccaccatacataaaatcagaatggtaaatttaaaaatagaataaaaataaaataaaaaataaaataaaatgtcctacaaattccccaccctgaaccactgaaaccatctacatgacaaaccgagtaatattgtccaacagttcactgatggtgaccctttagttcgttgttaagtgcgagtatagctctgggataaaaactattcaggaaacgtatggtccgagttctagttgtctttttctgtaaaaataaacaagtagGTGGATaattctccacctccttttgcttccttttatttttaggtaaaaggatgccacagtggtgctgcaagcaaaaggaggtgggggcaataggctggctctgttaaaaagtgctattgctaacatgttgtaagccatcctgagtctaaggagaagggtggcataaaatcgaataaacaaataaataaacaaaatttccctaccggttctgtgtacctgactgtactgtagaagcccatcactgccctgaaAACCTCCACTTCAAAGGCTACAATTGGTGTTTAAGACACACcccaattttcaccctctttggggttcagggaaggtgcatcttatactctgaaaaatacggtaattattcTCCTGTTAGCTTGCTTGCCACAAAAGGGACGTCTAACTTAGACTGACCTTCCATAAGCGAAACGCCGGTCTTTGTGGTGGTCTCCAAACGTATCCCAGAGCCTGAGGGAAACACTCACTTCATCAACTACATCACGGGACCGTTCAAGAACctggaacagagagagagagagtgagagacatcTGTAAAATAAAGATTTGCAATGAAAGGAGACAGAGCTCCAGGGGGATGATTAGAGGTGACGCACCTGAGCTGATAGCAGTGACCAAATTCCCCAAAAATTGATGTCAGCAGAGTTATAGCCAGGGATGGTAGAAGATGCCAATTTCTGGTGGGAGGCCATCATGTGTTCAATTCAGATAACCCACCAAATTTCATTTGGACAGGAGCCCAAAGCAAGAAATCATTACTTGTGATCAACTGCCAAAATCCAACAAGTATGATTTGAAGTAAACATTGTGCTAATTATAGTCTGGTATGATACCCGAATTGGCAATCAGTCTTCCTCTAGAGCAGgggttttcaaccttggcaactttaagacttgtggacttcaattcccagagttcctcagccagcaaagctggaagttgaggtccacaagtcttaaagttgccaaggttgaagacccctgctctagagcagagctgtcaaactcccagcacACGGGACAGATACGTCATGCGTTGCCCATGCTgatgcccagtttagtgaaggggggaaaagttcTGATATGTTATACGATGCAGCCATGATGACATGAGTTGGAGACATGAGTAgtaatgggcgaacccaatggtgttcgggttcggcaggttcggacaaactttatgcaaaattcagccgaacccaaactcgaacggggaatccctcccacgaagagattccaggggtagagctttgacatcaccggcaggttgctaagtacgccaaggtgatcacttcctggattccatggaatccaggaagtgatcactttggcgtccttagcaacctgccggtgatgtcaaagctccgaacgccgaacacaaccccgaactttgcccaaagtttgaaaaaatttcgggtttgtgttctgcatactgaacaccgcaaaattcggtatggacccgaattgtgcgggttcggttcacccatcactagacaCGAGTAACCTGCTCTGGAGGTTACTGTGCTATGCAGAAGAATGTATAAAGCTTAGAGTAAGCAGAGATGCAGAATTAAACCTTGGCTTTCGGATGCAATATGAACTGTGGTCAGCAGCAGCCATGGTTTAATTAATCTGGGGATACGCTGACAGATTTTATGTATTGTACATAACACAATTTCTTAACAAAAGATCtaagtctagaccaggggtaggcaaagttggcttgtctatggcatgtggacttcaacttccagaattcctgagctagcatgattggctcaggaattctgggaattgaagtccacaattcatagaagagccaactttgcccacccctgggctaGACAATTGAAtttgctttactgggatcggcaaacataattcgccgctacatcacgcagtcctaggtgcttgggaagcacccgactggtgatgaaatacgaaatccagcatagtgatctcgtttgctgtgttgtactgacataaaggtggccaacatgacgtcattcacatcaagggtttgggttagggttagggtcctcGCTTCAGACAGATacgatttccctatctatttactattactgaacatccaaaatatactgtttaattctatgtatatatgccacgtgtgtacatacatattacgcacaggcacacaaaaatatacattatctactctataaactgtatgtgtatgtacacagagagggggagagagttcttctaaaattatacacatccaacctcatttactgcgataggaaaaacatatccaaagcccagaaggaagaaaaaaaaatcaaaatttttctaccggttctgcgcacctgatcaattttttttctaccggttctgcatatctgaccccacccgtaggagcccatcacctaCCTCTTGGCAGACTCGATACTGATCAATCGCCCAGACTGTGGGGACGTGAGTTGACAGCAGCTGGTACTGGTTCAGGGTGGTGTTGCAGGCTCTTGCACAGATCAGGCGAGTTTTCCCTACCGCGTTATCCCCGACAACCACGCATTTGATGGTTTCAACATTTGGTCTTTCGTAGTCCATGTCAATATCCATCTACTGGGGGCTGCAAGAAGACCAGAACTCTGGTTAACAAGCTTCTCTTCTTGGCTAGCTGCCTCTTTTGACTTTTTGAAGACCAGGGATGGGAGCTGCCTCTTGCAGAGGCTGACTTATAAACCTCACCCAGTTCGTAAAGAAAGCAGGCCCATCCCTTCATTCAGTTTCCTATAAACACAAGCTTGCTTAGAGAAGACAAAACAGGACCGAGTACAGGTTACTGGCCGGACAGCAGAAGTCTCAGCCTGCAAGCTGCTCGACGCTGGAAGTTTCAATCATGTTTATACCAGTCCTCAGGAATATGCCTCCGAGGCAAACTCAAAAGGCAAAGTTAGAAAGTTACAAAACAAAACAGCTGCATATTACCAGAGAAAACAAATTGAGAGTCTTCTTTAACACAAGATTCTGAGCAAGCCCCAAACTGGTGATTCAAAAAAATAATCTAACTTGCCTCTGAGTCTCCAACAttagcaactttaaggcttgtgggctttaactcccagcattcctcaaCCAGTCAAGCATTTTGGCTACAAGGCTGCAATGCTTCGTTGCCTTGAGTCAATGAAAATTAATACGCAAATATAAACTCGGAAGAGTTCACCTCTAGTCTTTTGAAAGAGCAGAAGAAACCAGTGAAGATTCACCACCATTTAAGATCAGGGGAAAATCCAATCTACTCTACTGTGCAATATGCTAATGTTAAAATTTTCTTaaagagaaatacagtgataccttgtcttacaaacttaattggttccgggacgaggttcttaaggtgaaaaggttgtaagacgaaacaatgttttccataggaatcaatggaagcgattaatgtgtgcaagcccaaaattcaccccttttgcctgccaaagcgcctgtttttgcgctgctgggattcccctgaggctcccctccatgggaaaccccacctccagacttctgtgtttttgtgatgctgcaggggaatcccagcatagcaaaaacgagcgctttgctggcaacggaagtctggaggtggggtttcccagcgaagggagactcagtgaaatcacagcatcgcaaaaacactgaagtcctcgaaaccccacctccggacctctgtgtttttgtgatgctgtaatttcactgaggctctcctcactgggaaaccccacctccggacttccattgccagtgaagcacccgtttttgcgctgctgggattcctctgctaggattcctctgcagcatcacaaaaacacagaagtccggaggtggaggtttcccatggaggggagcctcaggggaatctcagcagcaaaaaaaaagggggggggggttgctggcaacagaagtctggaggtggggcatcccagcggtggcggtggatttgtaaggtgaaaatagtttgtaagaagaggcaaaaaaatcttaaaccccgggtttgtatctcgaaaagtttgtatgacgaggcgtttgtaagacgaggtatcactgtacttttggaAATATTCGATGGGTCTACTGAACCTTTTACTGTTACAATTTATCTTCCTACACACACAAACTAATTTAAAAGTAAGTAACAGGTATAATTGCAGAGTTGAGAAATTTCTGTTTTACTGGTGGTGTATAATCACCAGATATGGAAAAAAGTATTTCTTAAGTAGCTTTTAGTGTTATTGTGCTCTTAGTATTTGCTGTGTCTCatcaaatatacactgctcaaaaaaataaagggaacgcttaaacaacacaatataactacaagtaaatcaaacttatgtgaaatcaaactgtccacttaggaagcaacactgattgacaatcaatttcacatgctgttgtgcacattcaactttgcacagaacaaagtgttcaatgagaatatttcattcattcagatctaggatgtgttatttgagtgttccctttatttttttgagcagtatattttctaaGGTAcatatgaatgttttaaaaatcaaTGGGCTGTAATTCTAATTACATCTTACCTTTATTTCCCATGACTTTTGAGATACTGAACAGTTAAACATTACTGAACTGGTCAAGAAGAATGAAGTGAAATTAAGGGTTTTGATCTATAATTAATTTTAGTCTTTGTTGGAGCAATATCTTTGCCTGACTCCACagaaaactcttttttaaaaaaaaaaatatttttattgatttttaacagtttttatatcacacaacataaaacagtgcatagtgaattgtgcccaccaccctgacacacacacattccccaccaccaaattggggggtgtttcttg
This genomic stretch from Erythrolamprus reginae isolate rEryReg1 chromosome 5, rEryReg1.hap1, whole genome shotgun sequence harbors:
- the RHOBTB1 gene encoding rho-related BTB domain-containing protein 1; translation: MDIDMDYERPNVETIKCVVVGDNAVGKTRLICARACNTTLNQYQLLSTHVPTVWAIDQYRVCQEVLERSRDVVDEVSVSLRLWDTFGDHHKDRRFAYGRSDVVVLCFSIANPNSLNHVKTMWCQEIKHFCPRTPVILVGCQLDLRYADLEAVNRARRPLARPIKRGDILPPERGREVAKELGIPYYETSVFDQFGVKDVFDNAIRAALISRRHLQFWKSHLKKVQKPLLQAPFLPPKAPPPVIKIPECPTLKINDVGYLLDNPLCADTLFLLQEQTQIFAHKIYLATSSSKFYDLFSMECEDTPDVTESFCSEGSSLPNRTSSLEAVDQGATSTSTSSSASTEGLQVEPDAGEATCPKPGPTLWGKGFISLHQETQINPVSQRTCAVTVVKMEASIQPGPFKTVLQFLYTGQLDENERDLAQVAQIAEILEVFDLRMMVENITNKEAFMNQEITKAFHVRKANRIKECLCKETFSDVTFVLEDGKINAHKPLLICSCEWMSAMFGGSFVESSNSEVVLPNITKTSMQAVLDYLYTKQLSCSQDLEPLELIALANRFCLPHLAALAEHHTVQALTRTANSGVCIDGEVLCVLEIAQFHNAKQLAAWCLHYICTNYNSVCSKFRKEIKTKSPDNQEYFEKHRWPPIWYLKEEDHFQRVKKEREKEELALNKHHSKRKWCFWSSSTVVA